One segment of Clostridium ljungdahlii DSM 13528 DNA contains the following:
- a CDS encoding putative polysaccharide biosynthesis protein, which produces MKKQSLIKGTFVLGAAGILSKFLGLFFRWPLQMLIGDEGVGYYQMSFPLYMFFIAAASGIPVAVSKMVSERNAIGDHEGVIQVLRKSILLMVILGTGFTAILLIFSNPIIHFLKWDRKSYYSLIAIAFAPIFISIMSAFRGFFQGLQNMNYTAASQIIEQIGRVIVGVGLAYLLLPKGIEYSAGGAALGAAAGGLFGGIYLIVKYVYVRKEINVFKVADNKDVLSKLLYIAIPVSLGAAVSSIMSLIDSALVPQKLLEAGFTYREAAILYGQLTGKAFVLINIPLTISSALCASLMPIIAESYILNRKVDVINKVDLSFKISMVIAIPSTIGLYVLAHPILDLIFPGQSAGFDILQYSALSIPFIVLVQTSTAVLQGIGHYVRPVANLALGCIIKVVITLFLVPIPHINIYGAVLGSIGGYIATCILNIIFLSRKLKIRVNYFETMVKPAFASIFMMAAVVIIYLYVYNYSMNSRIACFLAVIAGVIIYVPIIVIFGIFKYSYIKRRFLKK; this is translated from the coding sequence ATGAAAAAACAATCCCTTATAAAAGGCACTTTTGTATTAGGGGCAGCGGGTATATTGTCAAAATTCTTAGGACTATTTTTTAGATGGCCACTTCAAATGCTTATTGGAGATGAGGGAGTGGGTTACTATCAAATGTCATTTCCGCTTTATATGTTTTTTATTGCTGCAGCTTCAGGTATACCTGTAGCGGTGTCAAAGATGGTATCGGAGAGAAATGCCATTGGAGATCATGAAGGGGTAATTCAAGTACTTAGAAAATCTATACTCTTAATGGTTATTTTAGGAACAGGGTTTACAGCTATACTACTTATATTTTCAAATCCAATTATACATTTTTTGAAGTGGGATAGAAAATCTTACTATTCTTTAATTGCCATTGCATTTGCACCTATATTTATATCCATAATGAGTGCTTTCAGAGGATTTTTCCAAGGACTTCAAAATATGAATTATACAGCTGCATCTCAAATTATAGAACAAATAGGCAGAGTAATAGTAGGAGTGGGATTGGCATATTTGCTATTGCCTAAAGGTATAGAGTATTCCGCAGGAGGAGCAGCATTGGGGGCAGCAGCAGGAGGACTATTTGGCGGTATATATTTAATAGTAAAGTATGTTTATGTAAGAAAAGAAATAAACGTATTTAAAGTTGCAGATAATAAGGATGTACTGAGTAAATTACTGTACATAGCTATTCCAGTATCTCTAGGAGCAGCAGTTAGCAGTATAATGAGTCTTATAGATTCAGCTTTGGTACCTCAGAAATTATTGGAGGCTGGATTTACATATAGGGAAGCTGCTATATTATATGGACAGCTTACTGGAAAGGCATTTGTGCTTATAAATATACCACTAACAATATCTTCAGCGCTATGTGCTTCTTTGATGCCAATAATTGCAGAATCGTATATATTAAATAGAAAAGTTGATGTCATAAATAAAGTGGATTTATCTTTTAAAATTTCTATGGTTATTGCAATTCCATCTACCATTGGATTATATGTCCTAGCACACCCTATTCTGGATTTGATTTTCCCAGGTCAATCTGCAGGATTTGATATACTTCAATATTCAGCATTGTCTATTCCTTTTATTGTACTTGTTCAGACATCTACAGCTGTGCTTCAGGGCATTGGACATTATGTTAGACCTGTAGCTAATTTGGCGTTAGGATGCATTATAAAGGTAGTTATAACCCTATTTCTTGTGCCAATACCTCATATAAATATTTATGGGGCAGTTTTAGGAAGTATAGGAGGATATATTGCGACCTGTATTTTAAACATAATATTTTTAAGCAGGAAATTAAAAATTCGTGTAAATTATTTTGAAACTATGGTTAAACCCGCATTTGCATCCATTTTTATGATGGCAGCTGTTGTAATTATATATTTGTATGTCTATAATTATAGCATGAATAGTAGAATAGCTTGTTTTTTAGCTGTAATTGCTGGTGTGATTATATATGTACCAATCATAGTTATATTTGGAATATTCAAATACAGTTATATAAAAAGGAGATTCTTAAAAAAATAA
- a CDS encoding RNA-binding S4 domain-containing protein, giving the protein MRLDKYLKVSRIIKRRTVAKEACEGGRVAINGKVAKPSVEVKEGDIIEIKYANKCLKAEILNIAAHVTKENVQSMYRIISTE; this is encoded by the coding sequence ATGAGATTAGATAAATACCTTAAAGTATCTAGAATAATAAAAAGAAGAACTGTAGCAAAAGAAGCATGTGAAGGTGGAAGGGTTGCTATAAATGGAAAAGTGGCCAAACCTAGTGTTGAAGTCAAAGAAGGGGATATAATAGAAATCAAATATGCCAATAAGTGTTTAAAGGCAGAAATCTTAAATATTGCAGCTCATGTTACAAAAGAAAACGTTCAAAGTATGTATAGGATAATTTCAACTGAATAA
- the mazG gene encoding nucleoside triphosphate pyrophosphohydrolase, translating to MIKVVGLGPGSIESLTIGAVNALKDVNKVYLRTEKHPTVGYLRQLGINFETYDHLYEKKQKFEDVYRSIAEDLILKEKSFHQIIYAVPGHPLVAEKSVKLLLKLCKQNSVDVDMIPSVSFIDVIAEKLNIDVIEGIKIIDAFDIKHETLDKRVGTIITQVYDRLIASEVKLSLMDYYRDDADIYFIRAAGVKDSESIRKIKLYELDRQEDIDYLTSIYIPKDLECKYDLKDLLDVMEKLRSQEGCPWDKEQSHESLKKYLIEESYEVLEAINKKDDVELTEELGDVLFQIVFHSQIGKEEGFFNINDVINGVCDKMIKRHPHVFGDIEVNNSEEVLTNWDALKKKEQGLKTHTDELRHVAQALPALMRASKVQKKAAKVGFDWDKVECALDKVLEEYYEVKDVYKSKERAKIVEEIGDLIFACVNVARFLDIDPEFALNYTIEKFINRFAYIEKCAREKGLDMEDMTLNEMDELWEKAKNI from the coding sequence ATGATTAAGGTAGTAGGTCTGGGGCCAGGATCCATAGAATCCCTTACAATAGGTGCTGTTAATGCACTGAAGGATGTGAATAAAGTATATTTGAGGACGGAGAAACATCCTACTGTGGGTTACTTAAGACAATTGGGTATAAATTTTGAAACGTATGATCATCTATATGAAAAAAAACAAAAATTTGAAGATGTATATAGATCCATAGCAGAAGATTTAATATTAAAAGAAAAAAGTTTTCATCAAATAATTTATGCAGTACCAGGACATCCCCTGGTAGCAGAAAAATCTGTAAAATTATTGTTAAAATTGTGTAAACAAAATTCCGTAGATGTGGATATGATACCATCAGTTAGCTTTATAGATGTTATTGCAGAGAAGTTAAACATAGATGTTATTGAAGGAATAAAAATAATAGATGCTTTTGATATAAAACACGAAACATTAGATAAAAGGGTAGGTACTATAATAACTCAAGTATACGATAGGTTAATTGCATCTGAAGTGAAATTAAGTCTTATGGATTATTATAGAGACGATGCAGACATATATTTTATAAGAGCTGCAGGAGTTAAGGATAGTGAAAGTATAAGAAAAATAAAATTGTATGAGCTGGACAGACAAGAGGATATAGACTATTTGACATCAATTTATATACCTAAAGATTTAGAGTGCAAATATGATTTAAAAGATTTATTAGATGTAATGGAGAAATTAAGAAGTCAAGAAGGTTGTCCTTGGGATAAAGAACAAAGCCATGAGAGTCTAAAAAAATATCTTATAGAAGAGAGCTATGAGGTACTAGAAGCTATAAATAAAAAGGATGATGTGGAACTGACGGAGGAACTAGGAGATGTATTATTTCAAATAGTTTTCCATTCTCAAATAGGAAAAGAAGAAGGATTTTTTAATATTAATGATGTAATCAATGGTGTATGTGATAAAATGATAAAGAGACATCCACATGTATTTGGAGATATAGAGGTAAATAATTCAGAGGAGGTGCTAACAAACTGGGATGCTTTAAAGAAAAAGGAGCAAGGGCTTAAAACTCATACAGATGAACTTAGACATGTTGCACAAGCTTTACCTGCCTTGATGAGAGCTTCTAAAGTTCAAAAAAAAGCTGCTAAGGTTGGATTTGACTGGGACAAAGTTGAATGTGCATTAGATAAAGTATTAGAGGAATATTATGAAGTAAAGGATGTATATAAAAGTAAGGAAAGGGCAAAAATAGTAGAAGAAATAGGAGATTTAATATTTGCTTGTGTAAATGTAGCCAGATTCCTTGACATTGACCCTGAATTTGCATTAAATTATACTATAGAGAAATTTATAAATCGTTTTGCATATATAGAGAAGTGTGCCAGAGAGAAAGGACTGGATATGGAAGACATGACATTAAATGAAATGGATGAACTCTGGGAAAAGGCTAAAAATATATAA
- a CDS encoding peptidylprolyl isomerase, whose protein sequence is MKNIKRLVAAAFITVFAFSTAGCNMIEKTPEAIANSTVATVNGEKITRGDLDKDPNTIQLLSQAKQQYGSDYAKNDEATSAIKTQKEQILDNMITTKVIEQKAKELKLLPDESKLKSDMDKKIDDIKKQNFKGDTSQFDAALKAQGFTEESFKTMFLAQLKTQAIETNISNYLAKSVKVTDKQIKDYYNANKDKYTEQPDKMHLAHILVKTKDEAQKVKARLDKGEDFAKVAKEVSQDTATKDKGGDLGFVNYNDSGYDAQFMAGAKALKEGAISDPVQSSFGYHIIKCIKKQEYPVKDFNKVKDDIKKQLESDQKSKLVSQKVQEWKKAASITKKEKNIM, encoded by the coding sequence GTGAAGAATATAAAAAGGTTGGTGGCTGCTGCATTTATAACAGTGTTCGCATTTTCAACTGCAGGATGTAATATGATAGAAAAAACACCAGAAGCTATAGCTAATAGTACTGTGGCAACAGTTAATGGAGAAAAAATCACAAGGGGTGATTTAGATAAAGATCCAAATACAATCCAATTGCTAAGTCAAGCTAAACAACAATATGGTTCAGACTATGCAAAAAATGATGAAGCTACTAGTGCTATTAAAACCCAAAAAGAACAGATACTTGACAATATGATTACTACTAAAGTAATCGAACAAAAAGCTAAAGAGTTAAAGCTTCTACCAGATGAAAGTAAATTAAAATCAGACATGGATAAAAAGATTGATGATATTAAAAAGCAGAATTTTAAAGGTGATACCAGTCAATTTGATGCAGCATTAAAAGCACAGGGATTTACTGAGGAATCATTTAAGACTATGTTTCTAGCACAATTGAAAACTCAAGCAATAGAAACAAACATAAGTAATTACCTTGCAAAAAGTGTAAAGGTAACAGATAAACAAATTAAAGACTATTACAATGCAAATAAGGATAAGTATACAGAGCAGCCTGATAAAATGCATTTAGCTCATATACTTGTAAAGACAAAAGATGAAGCACAAAAAGTGAAAGCAAGGTTAGATAAGGGAGAGGATTTTGCAAAGGTTGCAAAAGAAGTTTCTCAGGATACCGCTACTAAAGATAAAGGTGGAGACTTAGGATTTGTAAATTATAATGATTCAGGGTATGATGCTCAATTTATGGCAGGAGCAAAAGCATTAAAAGAAGGTGCCATATCAGATCCAGTTCAAAGTAGTTTCGGATATCATATAATCAAGTGTATAAAAAAGCAGGAATACCCAGTTAAGGATTTTAACAAAGTTAAAGATGATATAAAGAAGCAGCTGGAAAGTGATCAAAAGAGTAAATTAGTTTCTCAAAAAGTTCAAGAGTGGAAAAAAGCCGCAAGTATAACTAAAAAAGAAAAAAATATTATGTAA
- the mfd gene encoding transcription-repair coupling factor: protein MRLDGLIKPMRESREFRNIIDGISKKKFPIGVFGLSESAKSYLIYGVYNEIDKPFLIVTHSDVEARKLYEDLSLYLAEVYYFPTKEMVFYNIDAISGDLRWERLKVIRKMIDTGRKIIITCVESLASAYIPVGLYENYIINISVGEALNLKDISEKLVQSGYEKNEIVDSKGQFSIRGDIMDVYSPIAAEAYRIELFGDEVESIRTLNLESQRSIDKLDSIEIFPAKEIILDKDKIQKGRKSIEDDAALVEKKLEKSKNKEALDRIDELTKKNLESLEENWSFENIDSFLPYFYDKPASFLDYAKDYFVVMDDVQRCSGKLDSVYFEFEENYKNLLERGNILPKQSKMLCAKSDLFEELKNKEIMTLDAIAKSSKVIQPKTITNFSQITLNSYQGQIDLLIEDIKDKKSRGYKILILSGTRPRGERLVDTLREKGIESSYRDVIHEIKSGEVVITFGSQLKGFEYPDFKLGVISDKEVFGEAKKKNTRKVLKKGVSKIKSFTELKPGDFVVHVNHGIGIYKGIKQLEVQGHKKDYLELIYDSEDKLYVPVEQLDMVQKYIGSEGKSPKVSKLGGSDWAKAKKKVKKSIEEIAEDLVKLYAIRSTLKGYKYSKDTVWQKQFEDEFPYEETPDQLTTIQDIKQDMESDKVMDRLLCGDVGYGKTEVAVRAAFKAVMDGKQVAFLVPTTILAQQHYNNFVQRFSDFPVKIDMISRFRTTAQQKASIKAVKVGDVDILIGTHRILQKDVQFKDLGLLIIDEEQRFGVSHKEKIKKIRKNVDVLTLSATPIPRTLHMSLVGARDISVIETPPEERYPIQTYVVEYNDQLIRDAILREINRGGQVYFVYNRVESIKEMASYIAKLIPEAKVAVAHGQMQERELENIIVDFMKNEYNVLVATTIIETGMDIQNVNTMIIYDADKMGLSQLYQLRGRVGRTNRMAYCYLSYRRDKVLTEVAEKRLKAIKEFTELGSGFKIALKDLEIRGAGNMMGASQHGHMAAVGYDLYCRMLEDTIKLIKGDIDKEPVETTVELKIDAYIPDNYIKSEVQKIEIYKKIAAISSYDDMLDIKEELEDRFSDIPTSVYNLMDIAYIRSMSKKIGIEEIKEIKDEVVFSFQDQDRVDKNVLRELFKTYPHEFVLKMNKKPGFGYKLKNVKREDILHQIKEIVKYMLKIYEQK, encoded by the coding sequence ATGAGATTAGATGGACTTATAAAACCTATGAGGGAGAGTAGAGAATTTAGAAATATTATTGATGGAATAAGCAAAAAAAAATTCCCTATAGGGGTATTTGGACTTTCAGAGTCAGCTAAAAGTTACTTAATATATGGAGTGTATAACGAAATAGACAAGCCTTTCCTAATTGTTACTCATAGTGATGTAGAAGCCAGAAAACTATATGAAGATCTATCCCTTTATTTAGCAGAAGTATATTATTTTCCTACTAAAGAGATGGTATTTTATAATATAGATGCCATATCGGGAGACCTGAGGTGGGAAAGATTAAAGGTAATAAGGAAAATGATAGATACAGGTAGAAAAATTATAATAACTTGTGTGGAATCTTTGGCCTCTGCATATATACCTGTAGGGTTATATGAAAATTATATAATTAACATATCTGTAGGGGAGGCTTTAAATTTAAAAGATATAAGTGAGAAATTGGTTCAAAGTGGATATGAAAAAAATGAGATTGTGGATTCAAAAGGCCAATTTTCCATAAGAGGTGACATAATGGATGTATACTCACCAATAGCTGCAGAAGCATATAGAATAGAGCTATTTGGGGATGAAGTAGAATCTATTAGAACTTTAAATTTAGAATCGCAGAGAAGTATTGATAAATTAGACAGTATAGAAATATTTCCTGCTAAAGAGATTATTCTTGATAAGGATAAGATTCAAAAGGGAAGAAAAAGTATAGAAGATGACGCAGCTTTAGTAGAAAAAAAATTAGAAAAAAGCAAGAATAAAGAAGCATTGGATAGAATAGATGAGTTAACAAAGAAAAACTTAGAGAGTCTAGAGGAGAACTGGAGCTTTGAAAATATTGATAGTTTTCTTCCATATTTTTATGATAAGCCTGCTTCTTTCCTTGATTATGCTAAGGACTATTTTGTAGTTATGGATGATGTGCAGAGATGCTCCGGGAAATTAGATAGTGTATATTTTGAATTTGAAGAAAATTATAAAAATCTTTTAGAAAGGGGAAATATACTCCCCAAACAGAGTAAAATGTTATGTGCAAAATCTGATTTATTTGAAGAACTTAAAAATAAGGAAATTATGACCTTAGATGCTATTGCTAAGTCTTCTAAGGTTATTCAACCTAAAACTATAACTAATTTTTCTCAGATAACTCTAAATAGTTACCAAGGACAGATAGATTTACTTATTGAGGATATAAAGGATAAAAAGTCTAGAGGTTATAAAATTTTGATCTTATCTGGAACAAGACCTAGAGGAGAAAGATTGGTAGACACTTTACGAGAAAAAGGCATAGAAAGTAGTTATAGAGATGTTATTCATGAGATTAAATCAGGGGAAGTTGTTATAACTTTTGGAAGCCAACTCAAGGGTTTTGAATATCCGGATTTTAAACTAGGGGTCATATCAGATAAAGAAGTTTTTGGGGAAGCAAAAAAGAAGAATACAAGGAAGGTTCTCAAAAAAGGAGTAAGCAAAATAAAAAGCTTTACAGAACTTAAACCTGGGGATTTTGTAGTACATGTAAATCATGGTATAGGAATATACAAAGGCATAAAGCAGTTGGAAGTTCAAGGTCACAAGAAAGATTATTTGGAACTTATATATGACTCAGAAGATAAATTGTATGTACCTGTAGAACAACTGGATATGGTGCAAAAATATATAGGTTCTGAAGGAAAGAGCCCCAAAGTAAGTAAATTGGGAGGATCAGATTGGGCCAAAGCTAAGAAAAAGGTAAAGAAATCAATAGAGGAAATAGCTGAAGATTTAGTAAAATTATATGCAATTAGGTCTACTCTAAAAGGTTACAAGTATTCAAAGGATACAGTATGGCAAAAACAGTTTGAGGATGAATTCCCTTATGAAGAGACTCCAGATCAACTTACAACTATACAGGATATAAAGCAAGATATGGAATCAGATAAGGTAATGGACAGATTACTTTGTGGGGATGTAGGATATGGAAAAACAGAAGTGGCAGTAAGGGCCGCTTTTAAGGCTGTTATGGATGGAAAGCAAGTTGCATTTTTAGTTCCAACTACCATACTTGCTCAACAACATTATAATAATTTTGTTCAAAGGTTTTCTGATTTTCCTGTAAAAATAGATATGATAAGCAGGTTTAGAACAACAGCACAGCAAAAAGCATCCATAAAGGCAGTTAAAGTAGGAGATGTTGATATATTAATTGGTACTCACAGAATATTACAAAAGGATGTACAATTTAAAGATTTAGGACTTCTTATAATAGATGAGGAGCAGAGGTTTGGAGTAAGTCATAAGGAAAAGATCAAAAAGATTAGAAAAAATGTAGACGTACTTACGTTAAGTGCTACACCTATACCTAGGACATTACATATGTCTCTCGTAGGGGCTAGAGATATAAGTGTTATAGAGACACCTCCAGAGGAAAGATATCCAATTCAAACTTATGTAGTGGAATATAATGATCAATTAATAAGAGATGCAATACTAAGAGAAATAAATAGAGGAGGACAGGTTTATTTTGTCTATAATAGAGTTGAGAGCATAAAAGAAATGGCTTCTTACATAGCCAAACTAATTCCAGAAGCAAAAGTAGCCGTAGCTCACGGACAAATGCAAGAAAGAGAACTTGAAAATATAATAGTTGATTTTATGAAAAATGAGTATAATGTTTTAGTAGCAACTACTATTATAGAAACTGGTATGGATATACAGAATGTAAATACAATGATAATATATGATGCCGATAAAATGGGCTTATCACAACTATATCAATTAAGAGGAAGGGTTGGAAGAACTAATAGAATGGCTTACTGTTACTTGAGCTATAGGAGAGATAAGGTTCTTACGGAAGTAGCAGAAAAAAGGCTTAAAGCTATTAAAGAATTTACTGAACTTGGATCTGGGTTTAAAATAGCACTAAAAGATTTGGAAATAAGAGGTGCAGGTAATATGATGGGAGCATCACAGCATGGTCATATGGCTGCTGTAGGATATGATCTCTATTGTAGGATGCTGGAGGATACTATAAAGCTTATAAAAGGAGATATAGACAAAGAACCTGTAGAAACTACTGTAGAATTGAAAATAGATGCATATATACCTGATAATTATATAAAGAGTGAAGTTCAGAAAATAGAAATATATAAGAAAATAGCAGCTATAAGTTCCTATGATGATATGCTTGATATAAAAGAGGAATTGGAAGATAGATTCTCTGATATACCAACTTCAGTATACAACTTGATGGATATAGCCTATATAAGAAGTATGAGTAAGAAAATTGGAATAGAGGAGATAAAAGAAATAAAGGACGAAGTTGTTTTTTCATTTCAAGATCAGGATAGGGTTGACAAAAATGTGCTTAGGGAACTGTTTAAAACTTATCCACATGAGTTTGTGTTGAAGATGAATAAAAAGCCCGGGTTTGGATATAAATTAAAAAATGTAAAAAGAGAAGATATTTTACATCAGATTAAGGAAATTGTGAAATATATGCTAAAAATATATGAACAAAAATAG
- the spoVT gene encoding stage V sporulation protein T, whose product MKATGIVRRIDDLGRVVIPKEIRRTLRIREGDPLEIFTDREGGVILKKYSPIGELSDVSKGYTESLQQTIGNIIMICDKDSMVSISGIPKKEYMGKKISNELEKLIDNRKTVSIAGDKDEDGIIPLYDDEDVQGKYSAQIICPIIAGGDAIGAVIIVSKEKANFGDMEIKLAETASSFLGKQMEQ is encoded by the coding sequence ATGAAAGCAACAGGAATTGTTAGACGTATAGATGACTTAGGTAGAGTTGTCATACCAAAAGAAATAAGAAGAACTCTTAGAATAAGAGAAGGAGATCCTCTTGAGATATTTACCGATAGAGAAGGTGGGGTTATATTAAAAAAATATTCCCCTATTGGAGAACTTAGTGATGTTTCAAAAGGATATACAGAATCACTTCAACAAACTATAGGAAATATAATTATGATATGTGATAAAGACAGCATGGTGTCAATTAGCGGTATACCTAAAAAAGAATATATGGGAAAAAAGATAAGTAATGAACTAGAAAAGTTAATAGATAATAGAAAAACGGTTTCCATAGCTGGGGATAAGGATGAAGATGGAATTATTCCTTTGTATGATGATGAGGATGTACAGGGTAAGTACTCAGCTCAAATTATATGCCCTATAATAGCAGGAGGTGATGCAATTGGAGCTGTAATAATAGTATCTAAAGAAAAAGCTAACTTTGGAGATATGGAGATAAAGCTAGCTGAAACTGCATCATCCTTTTTAGGCAAACAAATGGAACAATAG
- a CDS encoding HU family DNA-binding protein has product MNKSELIAGIAEKSKLTKKDVEAALKGFIESVEETLEKGDKVQLVGFGTFETRKRAERIGRNPRTKEEIKIPESTVPVFKAGKEFKDRVNK; this is encoded by the coding sequence GTGAATAAATCAGAATTAATAGCAGGTATAGCAGAAAAGTCAAAATTAACAAAAAAAGATGTAGAGGCAGCTCTTAAAGGGTTTATAGAAAGTGTAGAAGAAACATTGGAAAAGGGAGATAAAGTTCAATTAGTAGGGTTTGGAACCTTTGAAACAAGAAAAAGAGCTGAAAGAATTGGAAGAAATCCTAGAACTAAGGAAGAAATAAAAATACCTGAATCAACAGTTCCTGTATTTAAAGCTGGTAAAGAGTTTAAAGATAGAGTAAATAAATAA